One stretch of Candidatus Thermoplasmatota archaeon DNA includes these proteins:
- a CDS encoding CoB--CoM heterodisulfide reductase iron-sulfur subunit A family protein, producing MSKKVVVIGGGIAGIQASLDLADMGYEVHLVERSPSIGGRMAQLDKTFPTNDCSLCILSPKMIMCAGHENVKLHVYSEVVGISGEFPKLKVTIKEKARFVNISKCTGCGDCVAKCPVKVPNEFEEKLSKRRAIYLPFPQAVPRKVTIDAEHCTMIKSGKCGICKKVCQAGAIEYDQKDSTVVLDASAVVVATGFDLADVTVLSQYGLGICKDVVTSLQLERILSASGPTGGHLVRASDGKEPRKLGFVQCVGSRDEKMYKYCSSVCCMYATKESILVREHVPDINSTIFYMDMRATGKGFQEFVQRAEKNYGVRYIRSRPAKVQPANDGSGVLVTYETRGLAGEQVTEEFDMLVLCPALVPSSGAPDLAKLLRIELDDDRFLRTPSLRHPVDSSMKGILICGFAGAPMDIPDSVAQASGVAARVAELLEGGA from the coding sequence ATGTCCAAGAAGGTCGTGGTGATAGGAGGAGGGATCGCCGGCATACAGGCATCGCTGGACCTCGCGGACATGGGATACGAGGTGCATCTCGTAGAAAGGTCGCCGTCGATCGGCGGGAGGATGGCCCAGCTGGACAAGACATTCCCCACAAACGACTGCTCGTTGTGCATCCTGTCTCCGAAGATGATCATGTGCGCTGGTCACGAGAACGTCAAGCTTCACGTATACTCAGAGGTCGTGGGGATAAGCGGCGAATTCCCGAAACTGAAGGTCACGATCAAGGAGAAAGCGAGATTCGTCAACATCTCCAAGTGCACCGGCTGCGGGGACTGCGTGGCCAAGTGCCCCGTCAAGGTCCCGAACGAGTTCGAGGAGAAGCTGTCCAAAAGGAGGGCAATATACCTCCCTTTCCCACAGGCGGTCCCTCGCAAGGTGACCATAGACGCCGAGCACTGTACGATGATCAAGAGCGGTAAGTGCGGCATTTGCAAGAAGGTGTGCCAGGCTGGGGCCATAGAGTACGACCAGAAGGACTCGACGGTCGTGCTGGATGCGTCCGCGGTGGTTGTGGCGACCGGCTTCGACTTGGCCGATGTGACCGTTCTTTCCCAGTACGGCCTGGGCATCTGCAAGGACGTCGTTACATCGCTGCAGCTCGAGAGGATCCTGTCAGCGTCCGGGCCTACAGGCGGCCATCTGGTCAGAGCTTCGGACGGCAAAGAGCCGAGGAAGCTAGGATTCGTCCAGTGCGTCGGCTCGAGAGACGAGAAGATGTACAAGTACTGCAGCAGCGTGTGCTGCATGTACGCGACGAAGGAATCGATACTCGTCCGGGAGCACGTCCCGGACATCAACAGCACGATATTCTACATGGATATGCGCGCTACTGGGAAGGGCTTCCAGGAATTCGTCCAGAGAGCTGAGAAGAACTACGGCGTGAGATACATCAGGTCGAGGCCCGCGAAGGTCCAACCCGCGAACGATGGATCCGGAGTGCTCGTCACCTACGAGACCAGGGGATTGGCTGGGGAGCAGGTCACTGAGGAGTTCGACATGCTGGTGCTCTGCCCTGCACTCGTTCCGTCCAGCGGCGCGCCCGACCTGGCCAAGCTACTGAGGATCGAGCTCGATGATGACAGGTTCCTTAGGACACCTAGCCTCAGGCACCCGGTCGATTCGAGCATGAAAGGCATCCTTATCTGTGGATTCGCGGGTGCTCCCATGGACATCCCCGACTCCGTCGCCCAGGCCTCGGGCGTCGCGGCCAGGGTCGCCGAGCTCCTGGAAGGAGGTGCCTAG
- a CDS encoding RNA 2'-phosphotransferase, whose protein sequence is MDTDELDRLSRTLAGVLRHFPERFDLKMDSHGFVSLRDFVNAVQTKQRRFHWVRPHHIIAIIETDNKGRYEHRDGMIRATYAHSFAVDLDLPSGGTPDKLYYPTTGEEVDIVLEVGLKPSDRKMVHLSRGIGDAVNAGRVRTPDPIILEVDSRAATEDGIVIQKAGKTVYLTTDIPPKYLSKIEVDLSEFPPERPKDDKPEEKVEMEGSEEEDKPVEQELPPDE, encoded by the coding sequence ATGGACACAGATGAGCTGGACAGGCTCAGCAGGACCCTGGCTGGCGTCCTGAGGCACTTCCCAGAGCGGTTCGACCTCAAGATGGACAGTCACGGGTTCGTCAGCCTGAGGGACTTCGTGAACGCCGTTCAGACGAAGCAGCGCAGGTTCCACTGGGTCAGGCCGCATCACATCATCGCTATCATCGAGACTGACAACAAGGGTAGGTACGAGCACCGGGACGGGATGATCCGGGCAACATATGCGCATTCGTTCGCGGTCGATCTCGACCTGCCATCCGGTGGAACCCCGGACAAGCTGTATTACCCGACCACCGGTGAAGAGGTGGACATCGTGCTCGAAGTCGGCTTGAAGCCTTCGGACCGAAAGATGGTCCACTTGAGCAGAGGCATCGGGGATGCGGTGAACGCGGGAAGGGTCAGGACTCCCGACCCGATAATCCTCGAGGTCGACTCGAGGGCCGCCACAGAGGACGGGATAGTCATCCAGAAGGCCGGCAAGACGGTCTACCTGACGACCGATATCCCCCCGAAATACCTGTCAAAGATAGAAGTTGACCTCTCCGAGTTCCCGCCTGAGAGGCCGAAGGACGACAAGCCCGAGGAGAAGGTGGAGATGGAAGGGAGCGAGGAAGAGGACAAACCGGTCGAGCAGGAGCTCCCTCCGGACGAGTGA
- a CDS encoding DUF2797 domain-containing protein: MFQRADHIAAEEIEDKFPLHVVDFHWDDFTPHMECYDLSSGQVSEFDLDDVRFSASKRKVCVGYWDGEEYVRCPNHAQVTRFDQCPQCAGEFFIPFQECIFEPECDGEKCDWEFCKREHVVYIAFFHTRMKIGMSSTRRVEERLVEQGADAFSIIGTFGSRKKARKAEKDISGRLKIPQFHRQQVLLDNLARQVDSAGIEGRSEALSITLGEAYHLEPEPLRWLKDYPIDLPLREPPKLMQSWGRHAGDLVGMKGKWLIFESEGLKAISLPDLPARFLSRELL, encoded by the coding sequence ATGTTCCAGAGGGCCGACCACATCGCCGCAGAGGAGATTGAGGACAAGTTCCCGCTACACGTTGTAGATTTCCATTGGGACGATTTCACACCCCACATGGAGTGCTATGATCTGTCCTCTGGGCAGGTGTCGGAGTTCGACCTCGACGACGTCAGGTTCTCCGCCAGCAAGCGGAAAGTCTGCGTCGGCTACTGGGACGGTGAGGAGTATGTCAGATGCCCGAACCATGCACAGGTCACCCGGTTCGACCAGTGCCCTCAGTGTGCTGGTGAATTCTTCATCCCGTTCCAGGAGTGCATCTTCGAACCTGAATGCGATGGAGAGAAGTGCGATTGGGAGTTCTGCAAGAGAGAGCATGTGGTCTACATTGCCTTCTTTCATACACGTATGAAGATAGGTATGAGTTCGACTAGAAGGGTTGAGGAGAGACTGGTCGAGCAGGGCGCAGACGCGTTCTCCATCATAGGCACGTTCGGCTCCCGCAAGAAGGCGAGGAAAGCCGAGAAGGACATCTCCGGCAGATTGAAGATCCCGCAGTTCCACAGGCAGCAGGTCCTGCTGGACAACCTGGCAAGACAAGTTGATTCAGCCGGCATCGAGGGAAGGTCTGAGGCGCTGTCAATCACACTTGGTGAGGCATATCACCTTGAACCGGAACCACTCAGATGGCTGAAGGACTATCCGATCGACCTGCCCCTCAGAGAACCGCCGAAGCTGATGCAGTCCTGGGGCAGGCATGCGGGAGACCTAGTCGGCATGAAGGGCAAGTGGCTGATTTTCGAGTCAGAGGGGTTGAAGGCAATCAGCCTACCAGACCTGCCTGCGAGGTTCCTCTCCAGGGAGCTTCTGTGA
- a CDS encoding metal-dependent hydrolase has protein sequence MKITWLGHSAFLIEGRNKVLIDPFFTGNPKAAVSADKVKCDIICVTHGHGDHLGDAVEIARRTGATIASIVEMANYVERTGVKSVGFNLGGTAKVLDTSITMVPAFHSSSIGAPGLEFSAAMPVGMVIDSGKVVYHAGDTCVFGDMKLIRELYRPEVAMLPIGGFYTMDPKQAAMATELINPKIVIPMHYGTWPPIEQDPKEFERLVKKSSKAKVVILKPGESLEV, from the coding sequence TTGAAGATAACATGGCTCGGTCATTCAGCATTCTTGATAGAGGGCAGGAACAAGGTTCTCATAGATCCGTTCTTTACGGGCAACCCGAAGGCTGCAGTATCTGCGGACAAGGTCAAGTGCGACATCATATGCGTCACCCACGGTCACGGAGACCATCTCGGGGACGCAGTTGAGATTGCGAGGCGCACAGGAGCCACGATTGCGTCCATAGTCGAGATGGCGAACTACGTCGAGAGGACCGGCGTGAAGAGCGTCGGGTTCAACCTGGGCGGCACAGCGAAGGTACTGGACACCAGCATCACGATGGTCCCAGCGTTTCACTCGTCCTCGATAGGCGCGCCCGGTCTCGAGTTCTCTGCGGCGATGCCCGTGGGCATGGTCATCGATTCCGGAAAGGTCGTCTACCACGCGGGCGACACGTGCGTCTTCGGGGACATGAAGCTCATACGCGAGCTGTACAGACCTGAGGTGGCGATGCTTCCCATCGGTGGGTTCTACACGATGGATCCCAAGCAGGCCGCGATGGCCACCGAGCTGATCAACCCGAAGATAGTGATACCCATGCACTATGGCACTTGGCCTCCGATCGAGCAGGATCCGAAGGAGTTCGAGAGGCTCGTGAAGAAGTCGTCCAAGGCGAAGGTGGTCATTCTGAAGCCAGGTGAATCGCTGGAAGTCTGA
- a CDS encoding DUF1743 domain-containing protein, with product MTAKLNPDEIRQRHGPMFSKRFITMVDERTGRAKIFEECCAQGPVEWDAVNRLRARGVVEHVEVLGTTLIMDARIGEGEVRFGPATNSTGGQALKSLFVKDGKVETTWIGLAGASVGVGACLPQAEGVEKTEFLSDELVGGSRKVEVRITTPVQRRLIIGIDDTDTKDEGATWVLGLNMGRKMPYGVFLSHKIIQLNPHAPQKTTNCASTGVGFAMKPEEIKKAVSWAKEFVEKNTLSDQTSMAVYEGLEVPRKLVRFGADAKEIILAIHDADHTAKENGVHIHEITGRRGAIGAVAAIGCFDLGLYSAGLPEDFRHA from the coding sequence ATGACCGCGAAACTCAACCCGGACGAGATCAGGCAGCGGCACGGGCCCATGTTCTCGAAGCGATTCATTACCATGGTCGACGAGCGAACGGGCAGGGCAAAGATATTCGAGGAGTGCTGCGCCCAGGGGCCGGTCGAATGGGACGCCGTCAACAGGCTCAGGGCACGAGGGGTCGTGGAACATGTTGAGGTCCTCGGTACCACATTGATCATGGACGCTAGGATAGGAGAGGGCGAGGTCCGGTTCGGTCCAGCGACCAACAGCACTGGCGGCCAGGCCTTGAAATCGCTTTTCGTCAAGGACGGAAAGGTGGAAACCACATGGATCGGCCTTGCTGGTGCAAGCGTCGGGGTCGGCGCCTGTCTTCCCCAGGCTGAAGGCGTCGAGAAGACCGAGTTCTTGAGCGACGAGCTCGTGGGCGGAAGCAGGAAGGTGGAGGTGAGGATCACCACACCGGTCCAGAGGAGACTGATCATCGGGATAGACGACACCGATACGAAGGATGAAGGCGCGACATGGGTCTTGGGGCTCAACATGGGCCGGAAGATGCCCTATGGGGTGTTCTTGTCGCACAAGATAATCCAGCTCAACCCGCACGCGCCCCAGAAGACGACGAACTGCGCGTCAACAGGCGTCGGGTTCGCGATGAAGCCGGAAGAAATCAAGAAGGCGGTCAGCTGGGCCAAGGAGTTCGTGGAGAAGAACACTCTCTCGGACCAGACTTCGATGGCAGTCTACGAGGGCCTGGAGGTCCCGAGGAAGCTCGTGAGATTTGGTGCTGATGCCAAGGAGATCATACTAGCCATACATGATGCCGATCATACCGCGAAGGAGAACGGCGTGCACATACACGAGATAACAGGCAGGAGAGGTGCCATTGGAGCTGTAGCCGCCATAGGATGCTTCGACCTGGGCCTGTACAGCGCTGGCCTGCCTGAGGATTTCCGCCACGCCTAG
- the uppS gene encoding di-trans,poly-cis-decaprenylcistransferase → MTSDLSRAISTTAYNTYEKRLMKEVLALPVPHHVAIIMDGNRRYAKEFGLLVSEGHEKGREKLESILEWCMELGVRILTVYAFSTENVGRDRDEVEELMRLFVQNFRNLAEDKRVHKYKIRVKVLGQKDLLPKDLREAIEYAEEQTKNYNEYFFNIAVGYGGREEIVHAIKKVAEAVKDGKMKVDDITEKTFTEFLYTKDMPDPDLVLRTSGEERISNFLLWQLAYSELYFSDVYWPGFRKIDFLRAVRSYQLRKRRFGT, encoded by the coding sequence ATGACATCCGATCTCTCAAGGGCGATCTCCACAACCGCCTACAACACCTATGAGAAGCGGCTCATGAAGGAGGTCCTGGCCTTGCCCGTTCCGCACCATGTCGCCATCATCATGGACGGGAACAGGCGCTACGCCAAGGAGTTCGGGCTGCTCGTGTCCGAGGGACACGAGAAGGGCAGGGAGAAGCTCGAGAGCATACTCGAGTGGTGCATGGAGCTCGGCGTCAGGATACTCACCGTCTACGCCTTCTCTACGGAGAACGTCGGCCGGGACAGGGACGAGGTCGAGGAACTGATGCGCCTGTTCGTCCAGAACTTCCGCAATCTGGCAGAGGATAAGAGAGTGCACAAGTACAAGATAAGGGTCAAGGTTCTGGGCCAGAAGGACCTTCTCCCGAAAGACCTCAGGGAAGCTATCGAGTACGCCGAGGAACAGACAAAGAACTACAACGAGTACTTCTTCAACATCGCTGTTGGCTACGGCGGCCGCGAGGAAATCGTCCACGCCATCAAGAAAGTCGCTGAGGCGGTCAAGGACGGAAAGATGAAGGTAGACGATATCACCGAGAAGACTTTCACCGAGTTCCTGTATACAAAGGACATGCCCGACCCCGACCTCGTCCTCAGGACATCGGGCGAAGAGCGGATATCCAACTTCCTCCTTTGGCAGCTGGCATATTCGGAGCTCTACTTCTCGGACGTGTACTGGCCCGGCTTCAGGAAGATCGATTTCCTGAGGGCCGTGAGGTCGTACCAGCTCAGGAAGCGCCGGTTCGGCACTTGA
- a CDS encoding Lrp/AsnC family transcriptional regulator — protein MTSAPPEEHPCEIYERWKGLDLKMLPIDRTDIRILCELRENARMSNSEIAKKLSVTEATVRRRIKNLIEKGIILRFSIHIDYRLIENTVKAYIHVKTVTDKLDKVVQHLTNHNRVVAVYRVTGEYDLLVVALFVGMTELQEFIDTFLKTDGIKETDTQIVMSAHKGVPWTGI, from the coding sequence ATGACATCCGCGCCTCCGGAAGAGCACCCGTGCGAGATATACGAGAGATGGAAGGGCCTAGACCTCAAGATGCTCCCCATCGACAGGACCGACATCAGGATACTCTGCGAGCTGAGGGAGAACGCCCGCATGAGTAACTCGGAGATCGCCAAGAAGCTGAGCGTAACGGAGGCGACGGTCAGGCGGAGGATCAAGAACCTGATCGAGAAGGGAATCATCCTCAGATTCTCCATACACATCGACTACAGGCTTATCGAGAACACGGTCAAGGCATACATCCATGTCAAGACCGTCACGGACAAGCTCGACAAGGTCGTGCAGCATCTCACGAACCACAACAGGGTGGTCGCAGTCTACAGGGTCACGGGCGAGTACGACCTTCTCGTTGTAGCGCTCTTCGTAGGCATGACCGAGCTGCAGGAGTTCATAGACACCTTCCTGAAGACGGACGGGATCAAGGAGACGGACACGCAGATCGTCATGAGCGCACACAAGGGTGTGCCGTGGACGGGCATCTGA
- a CDS encoding GNAT family N-acetyltransferase — MNIETRGLILRGLGLKDASFLVELVNDPETREVMGAYDLVFPVSVDSEEKWISKVSERTDEAHMIITTRKGGRAIGILSLKDMSNKNASAHLSIILERKSWDKGLGTEAVTGVLDFLFSRKNTHRVWLRVDRRNARAIRCYEKCRFSMDGVLREDHFAAGAWQDSLIMSILADEFRRRSR, encoded by the coding sequence GTGAACATCGAAACTAGAGGGCTCATCCTCCGTGGATTGGGACTTAAGGACGCTAGCTTTCTGGTAGAGCTGGTAAACGACCCAGAGACCAGGGAAGTCATGGGCGCGTACGATCTGGTCTTTCCGGTCTCTGTCGATTCTGAAGAGAAGTGGATCTCGAAGGTTTCGGAGAGGACCGATGAGGCCCACATGATCATCACCACTCGGAAGGGTGGCAGGGCGATCGGCATCCTGTCTCTCAAGGATATGAGCAACAAGAATGCATCCGCCCATCTATCCATCATCCTCGAGAGGAAGAGCTGGGACAAAGGGCTCGGCACGGAGGCCGTGACAGGAGTCCTCGATTTCCTATTCAGCAGGAAGAACACGCATCGTGTCTGGCTCAGGGTCGACCGGAGGAACGCGAGGGCTATCAGGTGCTACGAGAAGTGCAGGTTCTCGATGGACGGCGTCCTCCGAGAGGATCATTTCGCGGCCGGCGCGTGGCAAGATTCGCTCATCATGTCCATCCTTGCGGATGAGTTCAGGAGACGCTCCCGATGA
- a CDS encoding GNAT family N-acetyltransferase, which yields MIRGTKINLVAVSEKYLKEYVRWINDPAATDMLGVLLFPMSTEQERKWVDGAIAEKDFEKPFTILTKDGKPLGNCGFNRIDYVNRYAVLGILIGEVDFWDKGYGTDAIRTLLRFAFQELGMHKVCLNVDSVNDRAIACYKKCGFVQEGRFREHQFHHGKYVDSLSMAVLAEDWLRENGKPRRDKKGPKK from the coding sequence ATGATAAGAGGCACGAAAATCAATCTTGTCGCCGTGAGCGAGAAGTATCTCAAGGAGTATGTCCGCTGGATCAACGACCCTGCGGCCACTGACATGCTCGGCGTTCTTCTCTTCCCCATGTCAACGGAGCAGGAGCGCAAATGGGTCGACGGTGCCATCGCCGAGAAGGACTTCGAGAAACCATTCACGATTTTGACTAAGGACGGCAAGCCGCTCGGCAATTGCGGGTTCAACAGGATCGACTATGTGAACAGATACGCGGTCCTGGGCATTCTCATCGGGGAGGTCGACTTCTGGGACAAGGGATATGGAACCGACGCCATTCGGACGCTCCTCAGGTTCGCCTTCCAGGAGCTGGGGATGCACAAGGTCTGTCTGAACGTAGACTCTGTCAACGACCGCGCGATCGCATGCTACAAGAAGTGCGGTTTCGTACAGGAGGGACGGTTCAGGGAGCACCAGTTCCACCACGGAAAGTACGTAGACAGCCTGTCGATGGCAGTCCTTGCCGAGGATTGGTTAAGAGAGAACGGCAAGCCCAGGCGGGATAAGAAGGGTCCGAAGAAGTGA
- a CDS encoding (Fe-S)-binding protein, with protein sequence MRKINEIEKDLYACLQCGYCKDVCPVHGVIGWESSSPRGKVFYLKQMAARTPMDRLLGRSTKITPKFVERVFQCTSCAACEHTCHVEIEFPKLWEEVKEWLISEGFSPPEASRKIKERVVQKRNPYDEPKEKRAAWLPVDIKLSPNPDVVFFTGCTEAYRMQPLAAATAKLLDKAGVKFNILGEDEWCCGSPLLRTGQKGPVRDELAPHNVREMDRRGWKAMVTACAGCYNTMKNDYPSLTGKPSYKLYHISEYLEKLIKDGKLKFTKEFKKKVAYHDPCHLGRHAKVYDAPRNILKAIPGLELIQIREEKEDAQCCGAGGGFKSAFNDMAEDIAAERVKQFVKAGAEVIATSCPFCQVNLNAGAKKAGLDIKTMDVVQIALQAA encoded by the coding sequence ATGAGAAAGATCAACGAGATTGAGAAGGACCTCTACGCCTGTCTGCAATGCGGATACTGCAAGGATGTCTGTCCGGTCCACGGAGTGATTGGCTGGGAGTCCTCATCTCCAAGAGGCAAGGTCTTCTACCTCAAGCAGATGGCCGCGCGGACCCCGATGGACAGGCTGCTCGGACGGAGCACCAAGATAACGCCTAAGTTCGTCGAGAGGGTGTTCCAGTGCACTTCATGCGCCGCGTGCGAGCACACCTGCCATGTCGAGATCGAGTTCCCGAAGCTCTGGGAAGAGGTCAAGGAATGGTTGATCTCAGAGGGATTTAGCCCGCCAGAGGCTTCCAGGAAGATCAAGGAGAGGGTGGTACAGAAGCGGAACCCGTACGACGAGCCCAAGGAGAAGAGGGCCGCGTGGCTGCCAGTTGACATCAAGCTCTCACCCAACCCGGATGTCGTCTTCTTCACGGGCTGCACGGAGGCATACAGGATGCAGCCCTTGGCAGCGGCGACCGCGAAGCTGCTCGACAAGGCAGGCGTCAAGTTCAACATCCTCGGCGAGGACGAATGGTGCTGCGGCTCCCCACTGCTGAGGACTGGCCAGAAAGGACCCGTCCGGGACGAGCTCGCGCCGCACAATGTCAGGGAGATGGACAGACGCGGCTGGAAGGCCATGGTCACTGCCTGCGCGGGCTGCTACAACACGATGAAGAACGACTATCCCAGCCTCACGGGAAAGCCGTCCTACAAGCTGTACCACATCTCAGAGTATCTCGAGAAGCTGATCAAGGACGGGAAGCTGAAATTCACCAAAGAGTTCAAGAAGAAGGTGGCGTACCACGACCCGTGCCACCTGGGCAGACATGCCAAGGTCTACGATGCGCCGAGGAACATCCTAAAGGCGATTCCAGGGCTGGAGCTCATCCAGATCAGGGAAGAGAAAGAGGACGCCCAATGCTGCGGCGCGGGTGGTGGGTTCAAGTCGGCCTTCAATGACATGGCCGAGGACATCGCCGCGGAGCGCGTGAAGCAGTTCGTCAAGGCAGGGGCGGAGGTCATCGCCACATCGTGTCCGTTCTGCCAGGTGAACCTGAATGCAGGCGCGAAAAAGGCGGGTCTGGACATCAAGACGATGGATGTCGTCCAGATAGCTCTTCAGGCAGCGTAG
- the mobB gene encoding molybdopterin-guanine dinucleotide biosynthesis protein B encodes MTGIGHEDGRMIIGIYGYQDSGKTMLVEELVRALVKKGYKVSSMKHTPHDKTIDCEGKDTWRHWKAGSDPVVFSSETETTLIKHSKTPADDIACMIMSEFKPDVLIIEGFKEGSFPKVAIGHVTPRKGTVLTNPKLGDIVKYVENEVAVERVKDKLPGLDCGKCGLDCDGLARAIVAGKRVLKDCKELSEIGVQILVGGKRIAAGRFVSSIVDDTVRGMLSSLKGYGPGKVVEIRLEPKKPKAKSRSRRK; translated from the coding sequence GTGACAGGTATCGGTCACGAGGACGGCAGGATGATCATAGGTATCTACGGCTACCAGGATTCCGGCAAGACCATGCTCGTGGAGGAGCTGGTACGCGCGCTGGTGAAGAAAGGGTACAAAGTGTCCTCGATGAAGCACACGCCCCACGACAAGACCATCGACTGCGAGGGCAAGGACACTTGGAGGCACTGGAAGGCTGGGAGCGACCCTGTCGTGTTCTCGTCTGAGACCGAGACGACATTGATCAAACACTCGAAGACCCCAGCGGACGATATCGCGTGCATGATCATGTCGGAGTTCAAGCCCGATGTCTTGATCATAGAAGGGTTCAAGGAGGGCTCGTTCCCGAAGGTTGCGATCGGCCATGTAACCCCCAGGAAGGGCACCGTACTGACCAACCCGAAGCTGGGGGACATAGTGAAGTATGTCGAGAACGAGGTTGCGGTCGAGCGGGTCAAGGACAAGCTCCCGGGCCTCGACTGCGGCAAGTGCGGTCTGGATTGCGATGGCCTCGCAAGGGCGATCGTGGCAGGGAAGAGAGTGCTCAAAGACTGCAAGGAGCTCTCGGAGATTGGCGTGCAGATACTGGTGGGCGGCAAAAGGATTGCGGCAGGGAGGTTCGTGTCGAGCATCGTTGACGACACCGTCCGGGGGATGCTCAGCAGCCTAAAGGGATACGGGCCGGGCAAGGTAGTTGAGATTCGTCTCGAGCCTAAGAAGCCGAAGGCGAAATCCCGTAGCCGACGCAAGTAG
- a CDS encoding TIGR04190 family B12-binding domain/radical SAM domain protein yields MARPDLILLHPPSVMDFRKRTLLLGPVSDLIPSTPVFEMYPIGFTTIASHLESKGYEVRIVNIATRMLASKRFDPDRFVRSIDTKAFGIDLHWMPHVQGALELAKMVKRHHPDKPVIMGGFSATYYHEELLRNHPEVDFVVRGDSTEKPLEMLMDATSSGKDPSEVPNLTWRSGESVKVNPLSHVPETLDDVLIDYGLMIRKVLKYRDLEGHLPYKNWKSNPMSIAVSVRGCTHNCVNCAGSCESFKGNFGRSKPAYRSPELLADDVSRAEDYVKGATFVVGDIRQAGMGYASRFLAELKKRKVRNEVVIELFAPADGAFATEVSNSIESFSVQMSPETHDESVRTAQGKHYTNAGLEKSAEAFLNAGCGRFDMFYMIGLPTQTKESVEGTVRYAEKLYEKFKGKRLFPFISPLAPFIDPGGIAFENPEQTGYRLFASSLEDHIKLATMPSWKYVLNYETGWMTRDAIVDATYASGLGMNAIKKRMGLISAEVAERTENRIVAAQEMLRKIDSIVSKRTATDKDMEALREAASALNESTVCEKEELDWSEDSIYSSIPRMVGSLLRRK; encoded by the coding sequence ATGGCCAGGCCCGATCTCATCCTCCTTCATCCCCCGAGCGTCATGGACTTCAGGAAGAGGACCCTTCTTCTAGGGCCAGTCAGCGACTTGATACCATCGACGCCAGTCTTCGAGATGTATCCGATCGGATTCACCACGATAGCATCCCACCTCGAATCCAAGGGGTACGAGGTAAGGATAGTCAACATAGCCACGAGGATGCTCGCATCAAAGAGGTTCGACCCTGATAGGTTCGTGAGATCCATCGATACGAAGGCATTCGGGATAGACCTCCACTGGATGCCGCATGTCCAGGGGGCGCTCGAGCTCGCGAAGATGGTCAAGAGACACCATCCCGACAAGCCCGTGATCATGGGGGGGTTCAGCGCGACATACTACCACGAGGAGCTCCTGAGGAATCATCCAGAAGTGGACTTCGTGGTCCGAGGGGACTCCACGGAGAAGCCGCTAGAGATGCTCATGGATGCCACCTCATCGGGCAAGGACCCGTCTGAAGTCCCCAATCTCACCTGGAGGAGCGGAGAGAGCGTCAAGGTCAATCCGCTATCGCACGTCCCGGAAACCCTGGATGATGTACTCATTGACTACGGTCTGATGATCAGGAAGGTCCTCAAGTACCGCGACCTCGAAGGCCATCTGCCTTACAAGAACTGGAAGTCCAACCCGATGTCGATCGCCGTGTCCGTCAGGGGGTGCACGCACAACTGCGTCAACTGCGCGGGCTCGTGCGAGTCGTTCAAGGGCAACTTCGGCAGAAGCAAGCCTGCATACCGATCCCCTGAGTTGCTGGCGGACGACGTCTCGAGGGCCGAGGATTATGTCAAGGGCGCCACCTTCGTCGTCGGCGACATCCGCCAGGCAGGTATGGGCTACGCCTCGAGATTCTTGGCGGAGCTCAAGAAACGGAAGGTGAGGAACGAGGTAGTGATCGAACTCTTCGCCCCAGCTGACGGGGCGTTCGCGACCGAGGTCTCGAACAGCATCGAGAGCTTCAGCGTCCAGATGTCGCCGGAGACGCATGACGAGAGCGTGAGAACGGCTCAGGGGAAGCACTATACGAACGCGGGCCTCGAGAAGTCCGCTGAGGCGTTCCTCAATGCGGGGTGCGGGAGGTTCGATATGTTCTACATGATCGGCCTGCCGACCCAGACCAAGGAATCCGTCGAGGGGACCGTGAGATACGCCGAGAAGCTCTATGAGAAGTTCAAGGGAAAGAGGCTCTTTCCGTTCATCAGTCCTCTGGCGCCGTTCATCGACCCCGGCGGGATTGCTTTTGAGAATCCGGAGCAGACTGGTTACAGGCTGTTCGCATCCAGCCTCGAAGACCACATCAAGCTCGCGACGATGCCCAGCTGGAAATACGTCCTGAACTACGAGACCGGATGGATGACCCGGGATGCGATAGTCGACGCCACCTACGCATCGGGGCTGGGCATGAACGCCATCAAGAAGCGGATGGGGCTCATCTCGGCCGAGGTCGCGGAGAGGACGGAGAACAGGATAGTAGCTGCCCAGGAGATGTTGCGGAAGATCGATTCGATCGTGAGCAAGAGGACGGCGACGGACAAGGACATGGAGGCGTTGAGAGAGGCCGCGTCCGCCCTGAACGAATCGACAGTATGCGAGAAGGAGGAGCTGGACTGGAGCGAGGACTCGATATACTCCAGCATACCCCGGATGGTCGGCTCGCTTCTTAGGCGGAAGTAG